One genomic region from Pseudoduganella dura encodes:
- a CDS encoding ABC transporter ATP-binding protein, with the protein MSTTMDTTLRTEGLSKSWGAFKANSDVSLTFTPGARHALIGPNGAGKTTFINLLTGGFAPTAGRVFLGGEDITGLPQHQRVKRGMTRTFQINTLFAGLTVLESVVLAIGERRGLQNVWWKTVAQHRDMVDEAMALLQSLRLADQANSITRSMAYGKQRLVEIALALATQPKILLLDEPAAGIPQAESRELFEVIAGLPRDVTIVFIEHDMGLVFKFAERITVLVGGKVLTEGTPAEIAADPRVKEVYLGEGGHD; encoded by the coding sequence ATGAGCACGACAATGGATACGACATTGCGGACGGAAGGCCTGTCGAAGAGCTGGGGTGCCTTCAAGGCCAACAGCGATGTCTCGCTGACGTTCACGCCCGGCGCGCGGCATGCGCTGATCGGCCCGAACGGCGCCGGCAAGACCACCTTCATCAACCTGCTCACGGGCGGCTTCGCGCCGACCGCCGGCCGCGTGTTCCTGGGCGGCGAAGACATCACCGGGCTGCCCCAGCACCAGCGCGTGAAACGGGGCATGACGCGCACATTCCAGATCAACACGCTGTTCGCGGGCCTCACGGTGCTCGAATCGGTGGTGCTGGCGATCGGCGAGCGGCGCGGGTTGCAGAACGTGTGGTGGAAAACGGTCGCACAGCATCGCGACATGGTCGACGAGGCGATGGCGCTGCTGCAGTCGCTGCGCCTGGCGGACCAGGCCAACAGCATCACGCGCAGCATGGCCTACGGCAAGCAGCGGCTGGTCGAAATCGCGCTGGCGCTGGCCACGCAGCCGAAGATCCTGCTGCTCGACGAACCCGCCGCCGGCATCCCGCAGGCGGAAAGCCGCGAGCTGTTCGAGGTGATTGCCGGCCTGCCGCGCGACGTGACGATCGTGTTCATCGAGCACGACATGGGACTGGTGTTCAAGTTCGCCGAGCGCATCACGGTGCTCGTCGGCGGCAAGGTGCTGACCGAAGGGACGCCGGCGGAAATCGCCGCCGACCCGCGCGTGAAGGAAGTGTACCTGGGGGAGGGTGGCCATGACTGA
- a CDS encoding IclR family transcriptional regulator domain-containing protein has protein sequence MEQAVPHPRDLVAGLEKGLQVIEAFDQERARLTIAEVAEHTGLTRAAARRYLITLTHLGYMRHENKLFSLTPAVLRLGQSYLHSARLPRIAQPLLYRLAYSLGEAASCGVLDDGQLVCVAAVSAGRLVSTTLQPGTRVPAYCTANGRVLLSYLAPGEVERYLATVEPERITAHTIVHRERLALEIARAREQGYAVVDQELELGLRAIAVPLRNFRGDIVAAMNVSVHEGRMPLDALVERCLPAMVKIQAELSALL, from the coding sequence ATGGAACAGGCAGTACCGCATCCGCGCGACCTCGTCGCCGGGCTGGAAAAAGGTTTGCAGGTGATCGAGGCATTCGACCAGGAGCGTGCGCGGTTGACGATCGCCGAAGTGGCCGAGCATACGGGCCTGACGCGCGCCGCGGCGCGCCGCTACCTGATCACGCTGACACACCTGGGCTATATGCGGCACGAGAACAAGCTGTTTTCGCTGACGCCGGCCGTGCTGCGGCTGGGGCAGTCCTACCTGCATTCGGCGCGCCTGCCGCGCATTGCGCAGCCGCTGCTGTACCGGCTAGCTTACTCGCTGGGCGAGGCGGCATCGTGCGGCGTGCTCGACGACGGGCAACTGGTCTGCGTGGCGGCCGTCAGCGCCGGGCGGCTGGTATCGACCACGCTGCAGCCGGGCACGCGCGTGCCCGCCTACTGCACCGCGAACGGCCGCGTGCTGCTGTCGTATCTGGCACCAGGCGAAGTGGAGCGCTACCTGGCCACCGTCGAGCCGGAGCGGATCACCGCGCACACGATCGTGCACCGCGAACGGCTGGCGCTGGAAATCGCGCGGGCGCGCGAGCAGGGCTACGCGGTGGTCGACCAGGAACTGGAGCTGGGGCTGCGGGCGATCGCCGTACCGCTGCGCAATTTCAGGGGCGACATCGTGGCCGCGATGAATGTCAGCGTGCACGAGGGACGGATGCCGCTCGATGCGCTGGTGGAGCGGTGCCTGCCGGCGATGGTGAAAATACAGGCTGAATTGTCGGCGCTGCTGTAG
- the pcaH gene encoding protocatechuate 3,4-dioxygenase subunit beta, protein MKFDSVPSGVYPELVYPEYKSTVKRGPLQPLLRVDAALPVTENIATPPALLLPGDIDLTRPEGCDGEAIGERIVVTGRVTDEDGKPVRNSLVEVWQCNAAGRYRHKKDQHNAPLDPNFNGWGKMLTDDEGRYRFVTVKPGPYPWGNHHKAFRPAHIHFSLFGNVYAQRLVTQMYFPNDPLFDYDPIFQSVPDEAARQRLISRFSIEETMHEHLLGYEFDIVLRGRDATPMGL, encoded by the coding sequence GTGAAATTCGATTCCGTCCCATCCGGCGTGTATCCGGAACTCGTCTATCCCGAATACAAATCCACCGTCAAGCGCGGCCCGTTGCAGCCGCTGCTGCGCGTGGACGCGGCGCTGCCCGTCACGGAAAACATCGCCACGCCGCCCGCGCTCCTGCTGCCCGGCGACATCGACCTGACCCGCCCCGAAGGCTGCGACGGCGAGGCCATCGGCGAGCGCATCGTCGTGACCGGCCGCGTGACTGATGAAGACGGCAAGCCGGTGCGCAATTCGCTGGTCGAAGTCTGGCAATGCAACGCGGCGGGCCGCTACCGCCACAAGAAAGACCAGCACAACGCGCCGCTCGACCCGAATTTCAACGGCTGGGGCAAGATGCTGACGGACGACGAAGGTCGCTACCGCTTCGTCACCGTCAAGCCCGGGCCGTACCCCTGGGGCAACCACCACAAGGCGTTCCGTCCGGCGCACATCCACTTTTCGCTGTTCGGCAACGTATATGCGCAGCGCCTGGTCACGCAGATGTATTTCCCGAACGACCCGCTGTTCGACTACGATCCAATCTTCCAGAGCGTGCCGGACGAAGCCGCGCGCCAGCGCCTGATCTCGCGCTTCTCCATCGAGGAAACGATGCACGAGCACCTGCTCGGCTACGAATTCGACATCGTCCTGCGCGGACGCGACGCCACCCCGATGGGCCTGTAA
- a CDS encoding ABC transporter substrate-binding protein, whose translation MTHHQPKRRTLLAGAAVAAGSSLVPSFAFAAEPLKVGLIVPMSGPFASTGRQIEAAVKLYQQRNGDSIAGRKIEIVLKDDGGVAPDVTKRMAQELVARDKVSVLAGFGLTPLALAAAPVATQAKVPMIVMAAATSIIPQRSPFIVRTGFTLAQVTAPLADWAAKNRIGSVMTLVADYGPGLDAEKVFVKRFTAGGGKVAGTLRAPLRNPDYAPFLARVKDTKPDALFVFVPSGEGAAVLKQFNDRGLAAAGIRLICTGDVLDDDLMAGIGGAAGGVVSSHHYSAAHPSADNKAYVAAFMAANKGMRPNFHSVGAYDGMHLLYQALAKTNGDADGAKLLAAMKGLAWNSVRGPVRIDAGSRDIVQTVYIRKAGKVDGGMFNVEFDKVEDFADPGV comes from the coding sequence ATGACACACCATCAACCGAAGCGCCGTACCCTGCTGGCCGGCGCGGCCGTTGCCGCCGGCAGCAGCCTTGTGCCGTCGTTCGCGTTCGCGGCCGAGCCGCTGAAAGTGGGCCTGATCGTGCCGATGTCCGGCCCGTTCGCGTCGACCGGGCGGCAGATCGAGGCGGCCGTCAAGCTGTACCAGCAGAGGAATGGCGACAGCATTGCCGGCCGCAAGATCGAGATCGTCCTCAAGGATGACGGCGGCGTGGCGCCGGACGTGACGAAGCGAATGGCGCAGGAACTCGTCGCGCGCGACAAGGTGAGCGTGCTGGCCGGATTCGGCCTCACGCCGCTGGCGCTGGCCGCGGCGCCGGTCGCCACGCAGGCGAAGGTGCCGATGATCGTGATGGCCGCGGCCACGTCGATCATTCCGCAGCGTTCGCCATTCATCGTGCGCACCGGCTTCACGCTGGCGCAGGTGACCGCGCCGCTGGCCGACTGGGCGGCGAAGAACCGTATCGGCAGCGTGATGACGCTGGTGGCCGACTACGGCCCGGGGCTCGACGCGGAGAAAGTGTTCGTCAAGCGCTTCACGGCCGGCGGCGGCAAGGTGGCCGGGACGTTGCGCGCGCCGCTGCGCAATCCCGATTACGCGCCGTTCCTCGCCCGCGTGAAGGACACGAAGCCGGACGCGCTGTTCGTGTTCGTTCCCTCAGGCGAAGGCGCGGCGGTGCTGAAGCAGTTCAACGACCGCGGCCTGGCCGCCGCCGGCATCCGGCTGATCTGCACCGGCGACGTGCTGGACGACGACCTGATGGCCGGCATCGGCGGCGCCGCCGGTGGCGTCGTCAGCAGCCACCATTACTCGGCCGCGCATCCGTCGGCGGACAACAAGGCCTATGTCGCCGCGTTCATGGCGGCGAACAAGGGCATGCGGCCGAACTTCCACTCGGTGGGCGCATACGACGGCATGCACCTGCTGTACCAGGCGCTGGCTAAAACGAACGGCGATGCCGATGGCGCGAAGCTGCTCGCGGCGATGAAAGGGCTGGCGTGGAACAGCGTGCGCGGCCCGGTGCGGATCGACGCCGGCAGCCGCGACATCGTGCAGACCGTTTACATCCGCAAGGCGGGCAAGGTCGACGGGGGGATGTTCAATGTGGAGTTCGACAAGGTGGAGGATTTCGCCGATCCGGGGGTGTAG
- a CDS encoding MarR family winged helix-turn-helix transcriptional regulator: MDNANNHDSELLDLHEHPGHLLRRAQQISVSIFHDEIDGELTPVQYALLRTLAARPGIDQVTLAGLVAIDTSTGASVCARLEEKGLLERKVIPHNRRQRALTITAEGACLLKRIDPAVLRLRERLLAPLTEREQQQFMRLLNKLVVENNGQSRAPLARPDAA; encoded by the coding sequence ATGGACAACGCGAACAATCACGACAGCGAGCTGCTGGACCTGCACGAACACCCCGGCCACCTGCTGCGCCGCGCGCAACAGATCTCGGTATCGATCTTCCACGATGAAATCGACGGCGAGCTGACGCCGGTGCAATATGCGCTTCTGCGCACACTCGCCGCCCGCCCCGGCATCGACCAGGTCACGCTGGCCGGGCTGGTGGCGATCGACACGTCGACCGGCGCCAGCGTGTGCGCCCGCCTCGAGGAAAAGGGACTGCTGGAGCGGAAAGTCATCCCGCACAACCGCCGCCAGCGCGCGCTGACGATCACCGCCGAAGGCGCCTGCCTGCTCAAGCGGATCGACCCCGCCGTGCTGCGGCTGCGCGAACGGCTGCTCGCTCCCCTGACGGAGCGGGAGCAGCAGCAGTTCATGCGGCTGCTGAACAAGCTGGTGGTGGAGAACAACGGGCAGAGCCGGGCGCCGCTGGCGCGGCCGGATGCCGCCTGA
- a CDS encoding PDR/VanB family oxidoreductase, translating to MSTVGMSDTFAVKVARKTCEADGICSYELVSADGTPLPPFTAGAHIDVHVGDGIVRQYSLCNAPHETHRYLIGVLREPASRGGSSAMHDRIAEGAEFQVSMPRNHFGLADGPHHSVLFAGGIGITPLLAMAEHLHARGLPFTLHYSVRSAARAAFRQRLEATPFASCVRLHIDEEGTRLDVAAALPDCPPGTHLYVCGPAGYIDHVLATARMLGWSDDRLHREYFGAAPVANEEGERAFDVRVASTGCTYTVPPGRTVVQVLADHGVDVPVSCEQGVCGTCLTRVLDGVPEHRDLYQTEEEQAANDQFTPCCSRAKSALLVLDL from the coding sequence ATGAGCACCGTGGGCATGTCCGACACCTTCGCCGTCAAGGTCGCGCGGAAAACCTGCGAGGCCGACGGTATCTGCAGCTATGAACTGGTGTCCGCCGATGGCACGCCGCTGCCGCCGTTCACGGCCGGCGCGCACATCGACGTGCACGTTGGCGACGGTATAGTGCGGCAGTATTCGCTGTGCAATGCGCCGCACGAGACGCACCGCTACCTGATCGGCGTGCTGCGCGAGCCGGCGTCGCGCGGCGGCTCGAGCGCGATGCACGACCGGATCGCCGAAGGCGCCGAGTTCCAGGTGAGCATGCCGCGCAACCATTTCGGCCTCGCCGATGGCCCGCATCACAGCGTGCTGTTCGCGGGCGGCATCGGCATCACGCCGCTGCTGGCGATGGCCGAGCACCTGCATGCGCGGGGCCTGCCGTTCACGCTGCACTACAGCGTGCGCAGCGCGGCGCGTGCGGCATTCCGCCAGCGGCTGGAGGCTACGCCGTTCGCGTCGTGCGTTCGCCTGCACATCGACGAGGAAGGCACGCGGCTCGATGTCGCGGCCGCGCTGCCGGACTGTCCGCCGGGCACGCATCTGTATGTGTGCGGTCCGGCCGGCTACATCGATCACGTGCTGGCCACGGCGCGGATGCTGGGCTGGAGCGACGACCGCCTGCACCGCGAGTACTTCGGCGCGGCGCCGGTGGCGAATGAAGAAGGCGAGCGCGCGTTCGACGTGCGCGTCGCCAGCACCGGCTGCACGTACACGGTGCCGCCCGGCCGCACGGTGGTGCAGGTGCTGGCCGATCACGGCGTGGATGTTCCGGTGTCGTGCGAACAGGGCGTGTGCGGCACCTGCCTGACGCGCGTGCTCGACGGCGTGCCCGAGCACCGCGACCTGTACCAGACCGAAGAAGAGCAGGCCGCCAACGACCAGTTCACCCCATGCTGCTCGCGGGCGAAATCCGCGCTGCTGGTACTGGACCTGTAG
- the pcaB gene encoding 3-carboxy-cis,cis-muconate cycloisomerase, with protein sequence MSVSIFDSFLTTPGMIAVFDDAAIVQGMFRFEQSLAAAQAAEGLIPAAAARAIAGVCNAQLYDIPALIAASRRAGSLAIPLVKELTKTVALYDKDSAAFVHWGSTSQDVVDTALVLATREALKLIDDGLAQLSASLLSLAEAHVDTPVLARTLMQPAQVTSFGWKVLGWTAPLLRARERLRDAAGRALQLQLGGAVGTLAVMGEHGDAVARRLADDLGLKVADAPWHTQRDEWVRLGLEVAVLTGSLGKIATDLSLMAQGEVGELAEPSGNGRGGSSAMPHKRNPVSAMIALAAAARTPQHAASLLGAMGQQHERGLGNWQAELAEWPQLFISAHGALQALNDAFAGLTVDTGRMLRNIDALQGLIFAEALSIALAEFIGRPAAHEFVEGLTRRAVAENRHLADLLPEAVLASDSLRGRCDPSTLLALFDPVAAAASARRLAGRQLAALRRQATSFTTESR encoded by the coding sequence ATGAGCGTATCGATCTTCGACAGCTTCCTCACGACACCCGGGATGATCGCGGTGTTCGACGATGCCGCGATCGTCCAGGGCATGTTCCGCTTCGAGCAGTCGCTCGCCGCCGCGCAGGCGGCCGAGGGGCTGATTCCGGCTGCCGCGGCGCGCGCCATCGCCGGCGTCTGCAATGCGCAGCTGTATGACATCCCGGCGCTGATCGCGGCCAGCCGCCGCGCCGGCAGCCTGGCCATCCCGCTGGTCAAGGAGCTCACGAAAACCGTCGCGCTGTACGACAAGGACAGCGCGGCCTTCGTCCACTGGGGCAGCACCAGCCAGGACGTGGTCGATACCGCGCTGGTGCTGGCCACCCGCGAAGCACTGAAGCTGATCGACGACGGCCTGGCGCAGTTGTCCGCCAGCCTGCTGTCGCTTGCGGAAGCGCACGTGGATACGCCGGTGCTGGCGCGCACGCTGATGCAGCCGGCGCAGGTAACGAGCTTCGGCTGGAAAGTGCTGGGCTGGACCGCGCCTCTGCTGCGCGCGCGCGAACGGCTGCGCGATGCCGCGGGCCGCGCGCTGCAATTGCAGCTGGGCGGCGCCGTTGGCACGCTGGCCGTGATGGGCGAGCACGGCGATGCCGTCGCACGCCGGCTGGCGGACGACCTTGGCCTGAAAGTGGCGGACGCGCCGTGGCACACGCAGCGCGACGAATGGGTGCGCCTCGGCCTCGAAGTGGCGGTGCTCACGGGCAGCCTGGGCAAGATCGCCACCGACCTGTCGCTGATGGCGCAGGGCGAGGTCGGCGAGCTGGCCGAACCGTCCGGCAACGGCCGCGGCGGCTCTTCGGCGATGCCGCACAAGCGCAATCCCGTGTCGGCGATGATCGCGCTGGCCGCCGCCGCCCGCACGCCACAGCACGCGGCATCGCTGCTGGGCGCAATGGGCCAGCAACACGAGCGCGGCCTGGGCAACTGGCAGGCCGAGCTGGCCGAGTGGCCGCAGCTGTTCATCAGCGCGCACGGCGCACTGCAGGCCCTGAACGACGCCTTCGCCGGCCTGACGGTCGATACCGGCCGCATGCTGCGCAACATCGATGCGCTGCAGGGGCTGATCTTCGCCGAGGCCCTGTCGATCGCGCTGGCCGAATTCATCGGCCGGCCCGCAGCGCATGAATTCGTCGAGGGCCTGACACGCCGCGCGGTGGCGGAAAACCGCCACCTGGCCGACCTGCTGCCGGAAGCCGTGCTTGCCAGTGACTCGCTGCGCGGGCGCTGCGATCCCTCAACCCTGCTGGCCCTGTTCGATCCGGTCGCCGCCGCCGCCTCGGCACGCCGGCTGGCCGGACGGCAGCTGGCGGCGCTGCGCCGGCAGGCCACATCCTTCACCACGGAATCCAGATAA
- a CDS encoding protocatechuate 3,4-dioxygenase, which yields MNAPANAPVNKITTSQTIGPFSHEAWQWSVDLTANVETTAPTVTVRGVIYDGDGTPVNDAQLEAWNPHALEAEAQVAIPGFRRVPSGEAGGFEFRLSRPADAPADAPAAFVTIFARGLVKHQFTAVFLEDAPLSPILAQVPEARRGTLLARRQPDGSYRWDIRMQGDGETVFFDYT from the coding sequence ATGAACGCACCTGCAAACGCACCTGTAAACAAGATCACCACCTCGCAAACCATCGGCCCGTTCTCGCACGAAGCGTGGCAATGGAGCGTCGACCTCACCGCCAATGTCGAGACGACGGCGCCGACCGTCACCGTGCGCGGCGTCATCTACGACGGCGACGGCACGCCGGTCAACGACGCCCAGCTGGAAGCCTGGAACCCGCATGCCCTCGAAGCCGAGGCACAGGTGGCGATCCCGGGATTCCGCCGCGTGCCCAGCGGCGAAGCCGGCGGGTTCGAGTTCCGCCTGTCGCGCCCCGCCGACGCGCCCGCCGACGCACCCGCCGCCTTCGTCACGATCTTTGCCCGCGGCCTGGTCAAGCACCAGTTCACCGCCGTGTTCCTGGAAGACGCGCCGCTGTCGCCGATCCTCGCGCAGGTTCCCGAAGCGCGCCGCGGCACCCTGCTGGCGCGCCGCCAGCCGGACGGCAGCTACCGCTGGGACATCCGCATGCAGGGCGACGGGGAGACCGTGTTCTTCGATTACACGTGA
- a CDS encoding ABC transporter ATP-binding protein, translating into MTELLAVDRVTAGYGESVVLEDVSFALDEGDSLALLGRNGVGKTSLLTTLMGLTRLHKGAIRWAGKDIARVAPYKRARAGLGWVPQERHMYPSLSVEEHLTVVARPGRWDVKKIYEVFPRLQERRTNMGNQLSGGEQQMVAIARALMTNPRMLLLDEPMEGLAPIIVQELLGVIRKLVRDEGLSVIVVEQHARLALSLTQRAIVLDRGCIVHDSDSRELLDDGAKLDRLVAVA; encoded by the coding sequence ATGACTGAACTGCTGGCGGTGGACCGGGTCACGGCCGGTTACGGCGAATCCGTGGTATTGGAAGACGTGTCGTTCGCGCTGGACGAGGGCGACAGCCTGGCGCTGCTGGGGCGCAACGGCGTGGGCAAGACCAGCCTGCTGACCACGCTGATGGGGCTGACGCGGCTGCACAAGGGCGCCATCCGCTGGGCGGGCAAGGACATCGCCCGTGTCGCGCCGTACAAGCGTGCCCGCGCCGGGCTCGGATGGGTGCCGCAGGAGCGGCACATGTATCCATCCCTGAGCGTCGAGGAGCATCTCACCGTGGTCGCGCGGCCGGGCCGCTGGGACGTGAAGAAGATCTACGAGGTCTTCCCGCGGCTGCAGGAACGGCGCACCAACATGGGCAACCAGCTTTCCGGCGGCGAGCAGCAGATGGTCGCCATCGCCAGAGCCCTGATGACGAACCCGCGCATGCTGCTGCTGGACGAGCCGATGGAAGGCCTGGCGCCGATCATCGTGCAGGAACTGCTGGGCGTGATCCGCAAGCTGGTGCGGGACGAGGGGCTGTCGGTGATCGTCGTCGAACAGCACGCGCGGCTGGCGCTGTCGCTGACGCAGCGCGCCATCGTGCTCGACCGCGGCTGCATCGTGCACGATTCCGACAGCCGGGAGCTGCTCGATGACGGGGCGAAGCTGGACCGGCTCGTGGCGGTGGCGTAG
- the pcaCD gene encoding bifunctional 4-carboxymuconolactone decarboxylase/3-oxoadipate enol-lactonase PcaCD, translating to MTYDPFDHDFERGLQNRRTILGDEWVDRSLNNANAFNADFQNLITRFAWNEIWGRPGLEYKTRRAIVLSITIALGRWEEFELHVRAALRAGATGGLTPDEIKEVLMQSAIYAGVPAANTAFAHTQQILRETGDAAAGTLAPTQPGSVPHPGIGRAGRTASRPALHYTVREPRNGQAPRRTVVLSHALGMDLAMWDGLANLLAEDSRVIAYDHRGHGGSEAPEGAYDMAALADDAARLLLELGTGPVTWIGLSMGGMVGQELALRHPALVEALVIANSSSGYPEAAREGWQQRIATVREQGIEAIADTVMGRYFHEAFRGTHGGTVARWRRRLASTDPVGYTGCCHAVGNVDTTARLPSIAVPTLVIAGKLDQGAPVAMSQTIADAIPGARLVVLADASHIAAIEQPAAFARAVQAFLQEQ from the coding sequence ATGACCTACGATCCTTTCGATCACGACTTCGAACGCGGCCTGCAGAACCGCCGCACCATCCTGGGCGACGAATGGGTGGACCGCTCGCTGAACAACGCCAACGCGTTCAATGCCGATTTCCAGAACCTGATCACGCGCTTCGCGTGGAACGAGATCTGGGGCCGCCCCGGCCTCGAATACAAGACGCGCCGCGCCATCGTGCTGTCGATCACCATCGCGCTGGGGCGCTGGGAAGAATTCGAGCTGCACGTGCGTGCCGCGCTGCGCGCCGGCGCCACGGGCGGACTGACTCCGGATGAAATCAAGGAAGTGCTGATGCAGTCCGCCATCTACGCCGGCGTGCCGGCCGCGAACACCGCGTTCGCGCACACGCAGCAGATCCTGCGCGAGACCGGCGACGCCGCCGCCGGCACGCTGGCACCCACGCAGCCGGGCTCGGTGCCGCACCCCGGCATTGGCCGCGCGGGCCGCACGGCCAGCCGCCCTGCCCTGCACTACACGGTGCGCGAGCCGCGCAACGGCCAGGCGCCGCGCCGCACCGTTGTGCTCAGCCATGCACTGGGAATGGACCTGGCGATGTGGGATGGCCTGGCCAACCTGCTGGCCGAAGACAGCCGCGTGATCGCCTACGACCACCGGGGCCACGGCGGCTCGGAGGCGCCGGAAGGCGCGTACGACATGGCCGCGCTGGCCGACGATGCCGCCCGCCTGCTGCTGGAACTGGGCACCGGGCCGGTCACCTGGATCGGGCTGTCGATGGGTGGCATGGTCGGGCAGGAACTGGCGCTGCGCCATCCGGCCCTGGTGGAAGCGCTGGTCATCGCCAACTCGTCGTCAGGCTACCCGGAAGCGGCGCGGGAAGGATGGCAGCAGCGGATCGCCACAGTGCGCGAACAGGGCATCGAAGCGATCGCCGACACCGTGATGGGCCGCTACTTCCACGAAGCGTTCCGCGGCACGCACGGCGGCACCGTGGCACGCTGGCGGCGCCGGCTGGCCAGCACCGACCCGGTGGGCTACACGGGCTGCTGCCACGCCGTCGGCAATGTCGACACGACCGCGCGCCTGCCTTCGATCGCCGTGCCGACGCTGGTCATCGCCGGCAAGCTCGACCAGGGAGCACCAGTGGCGATGTCGCAAACCATCGCCGACGCGATTCCCGGCGCACGGCTGGTCGTGCTGGCCGACGCCTCGCACATCGCGGCAATCGAGCAGCCGGCCGCCTTCGCCCGCGCCGTGCAGGCGTTCCTGCAAGAGCAGTGA
- a CDS encoding aromatic ring-hydroxylating oxygenase subunit alpha: MYPKNAWYVAATPDEIDGKPLGRQVCGEKIVFYRAAQGVAAVEDFCPHRGAPLSLGFVRDGTLVCGYHGLQMGCDGKPVAMPGQRVRGFPCIRSYPVAERYGFIWVWPGDAALADPATIPHLHWAVDEQWAYGGGLYHIGCEYRLMIDNLMDLTHETYVHASSIGQKEIDEAPVTTRTAGDEVITSRFMENVLPPPFWQAALRGNGLPDDQPVDRWQICHFTPPSHVLIEVGVALAGKGGYDAPAEFKASSIVVDFITPETDTTHWYFWGMARNFKAHDNALTDTIRTGQGKIFGEDRAMLEQQQANILRHPERRLLMLNIDAGGVQSRKVIDRWLAREAQAPAQAAAQTQAPAQVTA, encoded by the coding sequence CTGTACCCGAAAAACGCGTGGTACGTCGCCGCCACGCCCGACGAAATCGACGGCAAGCCGCTGGGCCGCCAGGTCTGCGGCGAAAAGATCGTGTTCTACCGCGCCGCGCAGGGCGTGGCCGCCGTCGAGGATTTCTGCCCGCACCGCGGCGCGCCGCTGTCGCTGGGTTTCGTGCGCGACGGCACGCTGGTGTGCGGCTACCACGGCCTGCAGATGGGCTGCGACGGCAAGCCCGTGGCGATGCCCGGCCAGCGCGTGCGCGGCTTCCCGTGCATCCGCAGCTATCCCGTCGCCGAGCGTTACGGCTTCATCTGGGTCTGGCCAGGGGACGCGGCGCTGGCCGACCCGGCAACGATCCCGCACCTGCACTGGGCCGTGGACGAGCAATGGGCCTACGGCGGCGGCCTGTATCACATCGGCTGCGAATACCGGCTGATGATCGACAACCTGATGGACCTGACGCACGAGACCTACGTGCATGCCTCGTCGATCGGCCAGAAGGAGATCGACGAGGCGCCCGTCACCACGAGGACGGCGGGCGACGAGGTGATCACCAGCCGCTTCATGGAAAACGTGCTGCCGCCGCCGTTCTGGCAGGCGGCGCTGCGCGGCAACGGGCTGCCCGACGACCAGCCGGTGGACCGCTGGCAGATCTGCCACTTCACGCCGCCGAGCCACGTGCTGATCGAGGTTGGCGTGGCGCTGGCCGGCAAGGGCGGCTACGACGCGCCGGCCGAATTCAAGGCCTCGTCGATCGTGGTCGACTTCATCACGCCGGAGACCGACACCACGCACTGGTATTTCTGGGGCATGGCGCGCAACTTCAAGGCGCATGACAATGCGCTGACGGATACGATCCGTACCGGCCAGGGCAAGATCTTCGGCGAGGACCGCGCCATGCTGGAGCAGCAGCAGGCCAACATCCTGCGCCATCCCGAACGGCGGCTGCTGATGCTGAACATCGATGCCGGCGGCGTGCAGTCGCGCAAGGTGATCGACCGCTGGCTGGCGCGCGAGGCACAGGCACCTGCACAGGCAGCTGCGCAGACACAGGCTCCGGCGCAGGTGACGGCATGA